The following coding sequences lie in one Hyalangium ruber genomic window:
- a CDS encoding phospholipase D-like domain-containing protein, translated as MRVNAPASCGQFGCEPRKHRKLNLLPYYDSTTQTRQLVTLQESGLPNLPMLQGLPYEVRFLIAQCLDFPTMAKMAVLSKATLKIVRPILQGLVNAYGVSTYQGAQAFSSALTTSSYGATQSLMAFDQVDFSRLRALVGTPPGLTVAYGSVGKGDSRGMTTKEVVPVGGKMHNKFAVFRMPTGNYVTFTGSPNISKGAMTGLNVESALVIDGPQVGYLFKQYHGLLMGNPTQEALRAFGQGVNALNASGGPVRIAFAPFQNVADFVAAEIAGADSVLVRMFLISPKYKIAKAGDGSDPSQYDEPFLNSLITLSKAGASVCVVLDRNNYDNTQKKTGFVGDAAKYVTAFAPKAKFYVETGFQMTKRGPIGIMHDKLILVRKGTRYKVLLGSSGMTTNNYDQSNYENMIALDGQGAYEHFLQLHNSGWREEAVIPDSFSKKWKL; from the coding sequence ATGCGTGTCAACGCGCCGGCCAGTTGCGGGCAGTTCGGTTGCGAGCCCAGAAAACACCGAAAGCTGAACCTCCTGCCCTACTACGATTCCACCACCCAGACGCGGCAGCTCGTGACGCTTCAAGAGTCGGGATTGCCGAACCTGCCCATGCTCCAGGGGTTGCCGTACGAGGTCCGCTTCCTCATCGCGCAGTGTCTGGACTTCCCAACGATGGCGAAGATGGCGGTCCTCTCCAAGGCGACGCTGAAGATCGTTCGGCCCATCCTCCAGGGGCTCGTCAACGCTTACGGCGTCAGCACCTACCAGGGCGCTCAGGCATTCTCCTCGGCGCTGACGACGTCATCCTACGGTGCAACCCAGTCGCTGATGGCCTTCGATCAGGTCGACTTCTCGCGATTGAGGGCGCTCGTGGGCACTCCACCGGGACTCACGGTGGCCTACGGCAGCGTGGGCAAGGGGGACAGTAGAGGCATGACGACCAAGGAGGTCGTGCCGGTCGGCGGCAAGATGCACAACAAGTTCGCCGTGTTCAGGATGCCCACCGGCAACTATGTGACCTTTACCGGCTCGCCCAACATCTCGAAGGGCGCGATGACGGGCTTGAACGTCGAGTCAGCCCTCGTCATCGACGGGCCTCAAGTCGGGTATTTGTTCAAGCAGTACCATGGCCTGCTGATGGGCAATCCCACGCAGGAAGCCCTCCGCGCCTTCGGCCAGGGAGTGAACGCACTCAACGCGAGCGGCGGTCCCGTGCGAATCGCGTTCGCGCCCTTTCAGAACGTCGCGGACTTCGTGGCGGCGGAGATCGCCGGAGCGGACAGCGTGCTCGTCCGCATGTTCCTCATCAGCCCGAAGTACAAGATCGCGAAGGCCGGCGATGGCAGCGATCCGAGCCAATATGACGAGCCCTTCCTCAACTCCCTCATCACACTGTCGAAGGCGGGGGCCTCGGTCTGCGTGGTGTTGGACCGCAACAACTATGACAACACCCAGAAGAAGACCGGTTTCGTGGGAGACGCGGCGAAATACGTCACCGCCTTTGCGCCCAAAGCAAAGTTCTATGTCGAGACCGGGTTCCAGATGACCAAGCGTGGCCCGATCGGCATCATGCACGACAAGCTCATCCTCGTGAGGAAGGGGACGCGCTACAAGGTGCTGCTCGGGAGCTCTGGAATGACGACGAACAACTATGACCAGAGCAATTACGAGAATATGATCGCGCTCGATGGGCAGGGCGCCTAC
- a CDS encoding type I polyketide synthase translates to MSASQELEEEDRSAHIAVVGLACRLPGAANAEEFWANLAGGVESITFFGPDGRPCQQPAGESASGQEVPAFGMVADADMFDAAAFSCSPLEALMLDPQHRVFLECAREALEDAGYDPARYRGAIGVYAGGSETSYLSALRARRDLLAGASDWQLRLATGVDFLTSRVAYKLGLRGPAVTVQTACSTSLVAIHVAAQALLAGDCDIALAGGASMHVPPRFGHYSEGGPLSPDGRCRAFDSRAQGTVGSNGAALVVLKRLSDALEDGDTIRAVLRGSAINNDAAGKIGFTAPSVEGQAHVIETAQRAAGVEPEGITYIEAHGTGTRLGDPIELAALTKAFGTSQRHFCWIGSVKTNIGHTDAAAGVAGFIKTVLALEHRKLPPSLNFEKPNPEIDFEHSPFRVNTELRDWDTGGLQRRAGVSSLGIGGTNAHAVLEEAPEPPAPERSSTPQLLVLSAHGPAALARAVDRLGGHLRKHPEVPLGDVAWTLQVGRSAHAHRWFAVGRDTSEVLRALAEQEASPGGARLEPGERPVVFMFSGHGGQHVGMGRELYATQPAFREAVDECRAHLTPLVGFDLRTVLHPEPSDADALEQASARMGELVIGQLSVFVIEYAVARLWKRWGVKPAAVVGHSLGAYAAATVAGVFSLPDALRLVLERARIIASLPEGAMLAVPLPEAELAPLLQAGISLAAVNGPAQCTLAGTVADIEAFQARLTARGVESRILRIPRAGHSHLVEPVLAAFTACVQRVERRPPQLPWISDLTGAAVSAEQAVDPAYWVAHLRHTVRFGDALSTLLAGPASIFLEVGPGRTLATLARQHPAAGTHLSVATLPHPADNTSDLVSALTAAGRLWSVGVPLSWQGLHAGARRRRVPLPTYPFERQRYLVEAPDMPAPVSAQAGEGTLLGVPRNEPAFVAPAAEQELPGSEDLMVRRIATAFAEVLGLPRVGLHDNFFELGGDSLMASQLIARLRPHLSAPLRVKNIFRAPTVARLARFIEEASAGASPPSGPDEPASPPVRPSTS, encoded by the coding sequence ATGAGTGCCTCGCAGGAGCTGGAGGAAGAGGACCGCTCCGCGCACATCGCGGTGGTGGGCCTGGCGTGCCGGCTCCCCGGTGCCGCCAACGCCGAGGAGTTCTGGGCCAACCTGGCTGGCGGCGTCGAGTCCATCACCTTCTTCGGCCCGGACGGGCGCCCCTGCCAGCAGCCAGCAGGGGAGAGCGCTTCGGGCCAGGAGGTGCCCGCCTTCGGCATGGTGGCGGACGCCGACATGTTCGACGCGGCGGCCTTCAGCTGTTCGCCCCTGGAAGCCCTCATGCTGGACCCGCAGCACCGGGTGTTCCTGGAGTGCGCGCGCGAGGCACTGGAGGACGCCGGGTATGACCCCGCACGCTACCGTGGCGCCATCGGCGTCTACGCTGGGGGCAGCGAAACCTCCTATCTGTCCGCGCTCCGCGCCCGGAGGGATCTGCTCGCGGGTGCCAGCGACTGGCAGCTTCGGCTGGCCACGGGCGTGGACTTCCTCACCAGTCGGGTGGCCTACAAGCTCGGGCTGCGGGGGCCCGCCGTCACCGTGCAGACGGCCTGCTCCACGTCCCTGGTCGCCATCCACGTGGCCGCTCAGGCGCTGCTCGCCGGGGACTGCGACATCGCCCTGGCCGGAGGCGCGTCGATGCATGTGCCGCCACGCTTCGGCCACTACAGCGAAGGCGGGCCGCTGTCTCCGGACGGCCGCTGCCGTGCTTTCGACTCGCGCGCGCAGGGCACCGTGGGCAGCAATGGCGCCGCGCTCGTGGTGCTCAAGCGGCTCTCGGATGCCCTGGAGGATGGGGACACCATCCGCGCCGTGCTCCGGGGCTCCGCCATCAACAACGACGCCGCTGGGAAGATTGGCTTCACCGCGCCGAGCGTGGAGGGCCAGGCCCACGTCATCGAGACCGCCCAGCGCGCCGCCGGCGTGGAGCCCGAGGGCATCACCTATATCGAGGCCCATGGCACCGGTACGCGGCTGGGAGACCCCATCGAGCTCGCCGCGCTGACGAAGGCGTTCGGCACCTCCCAGCGGCACTTCTGCTGGATTGGCTCGGTGAAGACGAACATCGGCCACACGGACGCGGCGGCGGGCGTGGCTGGCTTCATCAAGACCGTCCTCGCGCTGGAGCACCGGAAGCTGCCGCCCAGCCTGAACTTCGAGAAGCCCAACCCGGAGATCGACTTCGAGCACAGCCCCTTCCGTGTGAATACGGAGCTGCGGGACTGGGACACTGGCGGCCTGCAACGACGGGCCGGCGTCAGCTCGCTGGGCATCGGCGGCACCAATGCTCACGCCGTGCTGGAGGAGGCGCCCGAGCCGCCCGCTCCGGAGCGCTCAAGCACTCCGCAACTGTTGGTGCTGTCAGCCCATGGCCCCGCCGCGCTGGCCCGGGCCGTGGACCGGCTTGGCGGCCATCTGCGCAAGCACCCGGAAGTCCCTCTTGGCGACGTCGCCTGGACGCTTCAGGTGGGACGCTCCGCGCACGCGCACCGTTGGTTCGCCGTGGGCCGGGATACCTCCGAGGTCCTCCGCGCGCTGGCGGAACAGGAGGCCTCCCCAGGCGGCGCGCGTCTGGAGCCGGGAGAACGCCCGGTGGTGTTCATGTTCTCCGGTCACGGTGGCCAACACGTGGGCATGGGCCGCGAGCTGTATGCCACGCAGCCGGCCTTCCGCGAGGCCGTGGATGAGTGCCGCGCGCACCTGACACCTCTCGTGGGGTTCGACCTTCGGACGGTGCTCCATCCCGAGCCTTCGGATGCCGACGCGCTCGAACAGGCCTCCGCTCGGATGGGAGAGCTCGTCATCGGCCAGCTCTCCGTCTTCGTCATCGAGTACGCGGTGGCGCGGCTGTGGAAGCGCTGGGGCGTGAAGCCCGCAGCCGTGGTGGGGCACAGCCTGGGTGCCTATGCCGCCGCCACGGTGGCTGGCGTGTTCTCCCTGCCGGATGCCCTGCGCCTGGTCCTGGAGCGCGCGCGCATCATCGCGAGTCTGCCCGAGGGCGCCATGTTGGCCGTGCCGCTGCCCGAGGCCGAGCTGGCGCCCCTGCTCCAGGCTGGGATCTCCCTGGCGGCCGTGAACGGACCCGCGCAATGCACGCTGGCCGGTACGGTGGCGGACATTGAAGCCTTTCAGGCCCGGCTGACGGCGCGCGGCGTGGAGTCGCGCATCCTGCGCATCCCGCGCGCTGGGCACTCGCACCTCGTAGAGCCGGTCCTGGCCGCGTTCACCGCCTGCGTCCAGCGCGTCGAGCGTCGTCCTCCCCAGCTCCCGTGGATCTCCGACCTCACCGGCGCCGCCGTCTCGGCGGAGCAGGCCGTGGACCCTGCATACTGGGTCGCGCACCTGCGCCACACGGTCCGCTTTGGCGATGCGCTGAGCACGCTGCTCGCCGGCCCGGCCAGCATCTTCCTGGAGGTGGGGCCTGGACGGACCCTGGCGACACTGGCGCGCCAGCACCCCGCCGCGGGTACGCACCTCTCGGTGGCCACCCTCCCGCACCCCGCGGACAACACATCCGATCTGGTCAGCGCGCTCACCGCGGCCGGGCGCCTGTGGTCCGTGGGAGTTCCGCTCTCCTGGCAGGGATTGCACGCAGGCGCGCGGCGTCGGCGGGTGCCTCTGCCGACCTATCCCTTCGAGCGCCAGCGCTACCTGGTCGAGGCGCCGGACATGCCCGCTCCCGTTTCGGCGCAGGCAGGCGAGGGGACTCTGCTCGGCGTGCCTCGGAACGAGCCGGCTTTCGTGGCTCCTGCCGCCGAGCAGGAGTTGCCCGGGAGCGAAGATCTGATGGTGCGCCGCATCGCCACCGCCTTCGCCGAGGTTCTGGGGTTGCCCCGGGTGGGGCTCCACGACAACTTCTTCGAGCTGGGGGGCGACTCGCTGATGGCGTCGCAGCTCATCGCGCGGCTGCGCCCGCATCTCTCCGCTCCCCTGCGGGTGAAGAACATCTTCCGCGCCCCCACCGTGGCCCGGCTGGCCCGCTTCATCGAGGAGGCGTCGGCCGGCGCCAGTCCGCCCTCGGGGCCGGACGAGCCCGCGTCACCCCCCGTGCGTCCCTCCACGAGCTGA
- a CDS encoding acyl-CoA dehydrogenase family protein, translating to MSMPLHPATRSREGFLGQLFAGKLRWDLVRAFPEQDPEERRQGDVVIAEVEQFLREHVNPDEVERTGRISPELREALRARGYYKLQAARELGGRGLSMMNTFRVIEVVMSWSLPVGYTLAIHSGLGAGAIIEAVQSGPLRDYVRARMAEGAISGWADTEPAGASVRRASTTAVPTEDGTAYVLNGEKVYIGNGSIADLLNVTATLCEGGKEQISLFFVETTSPGFRVRAEHGLMGLRGLPIAALSFDNVRVPKERMLAMSQEHWRNTPLLEPLSALGRMYIIVGASLALSKKCLQWSREYLHRRLAQGRALGDFDEIQRLVSTTASEVFAMESVSRWNLTGVTADNLPVRWFEHVAAKNIASLACARVVDRTLSLLAAEGYETSESKAARGMVPVPLERALRDARAFRVAGGVDFLVDHKAAREGLFSLYYPAPAHAAELEAPPAPLPVEEHLSARNREHLQSTAQEVHRLARKSLELSRRYPDAGVLYARERTLILLNQICNELFTMSVTLAHASALAARGQPHAGELADIYCTAARYRLDDLWRQTDAETEPDFAGVSARWLSGGELDFLLCDVVTRP from the coding sequence ATGAGCATGCCTCTGCACCCCGCCACCCGCAGCCGCGAGGGCTTCCTGGGCCAGCTCTTCGCGGGGAAGCTCCGCTGGGACCTCGTCCGCGCGTTCCCCGAACAGGATCCGGAGGAGCGGCGGCAGGGGGATGTCGTCATCGCCGAGGTCGAGCAGTTCCTGAGAGAGCACGTGAACCCGGACGAGGTAGAGCGCACGGGGCGGATCTCCCCGGAGCTGCGGGAGGCCCTGCGCGCGCGGGGCTACTACAAGCTCCAGGCAGCGCGGGAGTTGGGGGGCCGAGGGCTCTCCATGATGAACACCTTCCGCGTCATCGAAGTCGTGATGAGCTGGAGCCTCCCGGTCGGTTACACGCTGGCCATCCACAGTGGCCTGGGCGCGGGCGCCATCATCGAGGCGGTCCAGTCCGGTCCGCTCCGGGACTATGTCCGCGCCCGGATGGCCGAGGGGGCCATCTCCGGCTGGGCCGACACCGAGCCCGCCGGGGCCTCCGTGCGGCGCGCGTCCACCACCGCCGTGCCCACGGAAGATGGGACGGCCTATGTCCTGAACGGCGAGAAGGTCTACATCGGCAACGGGTCCATCGCGGATCTGCTGAACGTCACCGCCACGCTCTGCGAAGGCGGCAAGGAGCAGATCAGCCTCTTCTTCGTGGAGACGACGAGCCCCGGCTTTCGAGTGCGGGCCGAGCACGGGCTGATGGGCCTGCGCGGGCTGCCCATCGCCGCGCTGAGCTTCGACAACGTGCGGGTGCCGAAGGAGCGGATGCTGGCGATGTCGCAGGAGCACTGGCGGAACACGCCGCTGCTGGAGCCCCTCAGCGCCCTGGGCCGCATGTACATCATCGTGGGAGCGTCCCTGGCGCTCTCCAAGAAGTGCCTCCAGTGGTCGCGTGAGTACCTCCACCGGCGCCTGGCCCAGGGGCGCGCGCTCGGCGACTTCGATGAGATCCAGCGGCTGGTCTCCACCACCGCGTCCGAGGTCTTCGCCATGGAGAGCGTGTCCCGGTGGAACCTCACGGGCGTGACGGCGGACAACCTGCCCGTGCGCTGGTTCGAGCACGTGGCGGCCAAGAACATCGCCTCGCTGGCGTGCGCGCGCGTCGTGGACCGGACCCTGTCGCTGCTCGCCGCCGAGGGCTACGAGACGTCAGAGAGCAAGGCGGCCCGGGGCATGGTTCCGGTTCCGCTGGAGCGCGCCCTGCGCGACGCCCGAGCCTTCCGCGTGGCGGGCGGCGTGGACTTCCTCGTGGACCACAAGGCCGCGCGGGAGGGGCTCTTCTCCCTCTACTACCCGGCGCCCGCGCATGCCGCGGAGCTCGAGGCTCCCCCCGCGCCCCTTCCCGTGGAGGAGCACCTGTCGGCCCGCAACCGCGAGCACCTCCAGAGCACGGCCCAGGAGGTCCACCGGCTCGCACGGAAGAGCCTGGAGCTGTCGCGCCGCTACCCGGACGCGGGCGTGCTCTACGCGCGTGAGCGGACGCTCATCCTGCTCAACCAGATCTGCAACGAGCTGTTCACCATGTCCGTCACGCTGGCCCACGCCTCGGCCCTGGCCGCGCGAGGCCAGCCGCACGCCGGCGAGCTGGCGGACATCTACTGCACCGCCGCGCGGTACCGCCTGGACGATCTCTGGCGGCAGACCGACGCCGAGACGGAGCCGGACTTCGCGGGGGTGAGCGCCCGCTGGCTGTCCGGAGGCGAGCTCGATTTCCTGCTGTGCGACGTGGTCACCCGGCCGTGA
- a CDS encoding thioesterase II family protein — MTLSSPWLACRLRRPDASVRLFCFPHSGGSVGEYVRWADSLPSVEVWGVQLPGRGARVEEAPLTQVRELVDTLVRAVDFGTSFAFFGHSLGALVAFETARRLRDLGRAPPGWLFLSAAPAPQVPRRGILTSHLDDDGLLTALEPIYGELALELREDAELRELILPGLRADLALVESYRHEAGAPLDCTMVVTGGAQDDLTREELEPWRVHTTGPFELHLLPGGHFYLREQKDTLLRLLGEALRQGPPRTVSRKDPQP, encoded by the coding sequence ATGACCCTGTCTTCTCCCTGGCTTGCCTGCCGCTTGCGGCGCCCAGACGCCTCCGTGCGCCTCTTCTGCTTCCCCCACAGCGGAGGCTCCGTGGGCGAGTACGTCCGCTGGGCGGACTCGCTCCCGAGCGTCGAGGTGTGGGGCGTGCAGCTTCCCGGCCGTGGCGCGCGGGTGGAGGAGGCGCCGCTCACCCAGGTGCGCGAGCTGGTGGACACCCTGGTGCGCGCGGTGGATTTCGGCACCTCCTTCGCGTTCTTCGGGCACAGCCTGGGGGCACTCGTGGCCTTCGAGACGGCCCGGCGTCTGCGTGACCTGGGCCGGGCGCCGCCGGGCTGGCTGTTCCTCTCCGCGGCCCCCGCTCCGCAGGTCCCTCGGCGGGGCATTCTCACGAGCCACCTGGACGACGATGGGCTGCTCACCGCGCTCGAGCCCATCTACGGCGAGCTGGCCCTGGAGCTCCGGGAAGATGCCGAGCTGCGCGAGCTCATCCTGCCGGGTTTGCGCGCGGACCTGGCGCTCGTGGAGTCCTACCGGCACGAGGCCGGAGCGCCCCTGGACTGCACCATGGTCGTCACGGGCGGCGCGCAGGACGACCTGACCCGCGAGGAGCTGGAGCCGTGGCGAGTCCATACCACCGGGCCCTTCGAGCTCCACTTGCTGCCCGGCGGCCACTTCTACCTGCGGGAGCAGAAGGACACGCTCCTGCGCCTCCTGGGCGAGGCCCTGCGCCAGGGCCCCCCTCGCACCGTTTCCCGAAAGGATCCGCAGCCATGA
- a CDS encoding metal-dependent hydrolase family protein: MRRVLLLGPLLLSLSAAAAEPSQPVHVLKAARLFDAKTGKLVTPGVVVVAEGKVLGVGPKAPVPEGAKVVELGDATLLPGFMDAHTHLTVEPGPDWRKDLIDGFQRTIPELTLDTLPFARKTLMAGFTTVRVLGAEDFIDVGLRNAIARGTVVGPRILAAASSLSSTGGHCDYGNSWRKGLLARDASPGVADGPDALRARVRETLKYGADLIKVCATGGVMSFNADADAPQLTQAELDAVVDEAHAHRRKVAAHAHGAEGAKRAIRAGADSLEHGTLLDDEGLELMKRKGTWYVPTTLAFYGVKELAEQGNLPPESVLKLRAVNQRREQVLRKAIALKVRIAFGTDAGVFVHGRNAEEFALLVEAGMPPAEALRTATVNAAELLGVSDTLGTLEPGKLADVVAVPGNPLQDIRATQKVFFVMKEGVIHRNDAVPPSPAPSR; this comes from the coding sequence ATGCGACGCGTCCTCCTCCTGGGTCCTCTCCTGCTGTCCCTGTCCGCTGCCGCCGCCGAGCCTTCCCAGCCGGTCCACGTCCTCAAGGCCGCGCGCCTCTTCGACGCGAAGACGGGGAAGCTCGTCACCCCGGGCGTGGTGGTGGTAGCCGAGGGAAAGGTGCTGGGCGTGGGACCGAAGGCGCCCGTGCCGGAGGGCGCGAAGGTGGTGGAGCTGGGCGATGCCACGTTGCTGCCGGGCTTCATGGATGCTCACACGCACCTGACCGTGGAGCCCGGACCCGACTGGCGCAAGGACCTCATCGACGGCTTCCAGCGCACGATCCCCGAACTCACGCTGGACACGCTGCCCTTCGCGCGCAAGACGCTGATGGCGGGCTTCACCACGGTGCGCGTCCTGGGCGCGGAGGACTTCATCGACGTGGGCCTGCGCAACGCCATCGCGCGCGGCACCGTGGTGGGGCCGCGCATCCTCGCGGCGGCGTCCAGCCTGAGTTCCACGGGCGGGCACTGTGACTACGGCAACTCGTGGCGCAAGGGACTGCTGGCCCGGGATGCGAGCCCCGGCGTGGCGGATGGCCCGGACGCGCTGCGCGCCCGCGTGCGCGAGACCCTCAAGTACGGCGCCGACCTCATCAAGGTGTGCGCCACGGGAGGCGTCATGAGCTTCAACGCGGACGCCGATGCGCCGCAGCTCACCCAGGCGGAGCTGGACGCGGTGGTGGACGAGGCCCACGCGCACCGGCGCAAGGTGGCCGCGCACGCCCACGGCGCGGAGGGAGCCAAGCGCGCCATCCGCGCGGGCGCGGACTCCCTCGAGCACGGCACCCTGCTGGACGACGAGGGCCTGGAGCTGATGAAGCGCAAGGGCACCTGGTACGTACCCACGACCCTCGCCTTCTACGGGGTGAAGGAGCTGGCGGAGCAAGGCAACCTGCCGCCGGAAAGCGTCCTCAAGCTCCGCGCGGTGAACCAGCGGCGGGAGCAGGTGCTGCGCAAGGCGATTGCCCTCAAGGTGCGCATCGCCTTCGGCACGGACGCAGGCGTGTTCGTCCATGGGCGCAACGCGGAGGAGTTCGCGCTGCTGGTGGAAGCGGGCATGCCGCCCGCCGAGGCGCTGCGCACCGCCACGGTGAACGCGGCGGAGCTGCTCGGCGTGTCGGATACGCTGGGGACGCTGGAGCCGGGGAAGCTGGCGGACGTCGTCGCCGTGCCCGGCAATCCCCTCCAGGACATCCGCGCCACCCAGAAGGTCTTCTTCGTGATGAAGGAGGGCGTCATTCACCGCAACGACGCGGTGCCGCCCTCCCCTGCTCCCTCGCGCTGA